A window of the Nitrospiraceae bacterium genome harbors these coding sequences:
- the dnaJ gene encoding molecular chaperone DnaJ has translation MAQTQKRDYYEILGVDRNASEEDIKKGFRKLARQHHPDLHADPVQKKAAEEKFKEAGEAYEVLSDPDRRRKYDMFGHAAAGQGGGADGFGFGGGGFGDMFGDIFEDFFGGGRGQNRAEQGNDLQYNLEISFEEAINGKEAKLKIPRWEVCETCHGTGAKSDQAVKPCSACRGAGQIRLQQGFFTINRTCGQCQGSGQVIADPCKTCRGQRRVHKERLLAVTIPAGVESGMRLRLSHEGEHGMNGGPPGDLYVALNVRPHPHFQRKGQDILYDLRLDFVTATLGGKVEVPTLSGTTMVKIPGGTQHDQILRLKGLGAPGLKSQNRGDQLIRTKIQIPTKLTPKQHELLSAYAEECGISTDTQGEGLFDKVKNMFD, from the coding sequence ATGGCACAGACCCAAAAACGAGATTATTATGAAATTCTCGGGGTGGACCGTAATGCCTCGGAAGAAGACATTAAAAAAGGCTTTAGAAAACTTGCCAGGCAACATCACCCGGACCTGCATGCTGACCCAGTTCAAAAAAAAGCGGCTGAGGAAAAGTTTAAGGAAGCCGGGGAAGCCTATGAAGTACTCAGTGATCCAGATCGCCGAAGAAAATATGACATGTTTGGTCATGCAGCGGCCGGCCAAGGAGGAGGAGCCGATGGATTCGGGTTTGGAGGTGGCGGCTTCGGAGATATGTTTGGGGATATTTTTGAGGACTTTTTTGGTGGAGGCAGAGGTCAAAATCGAGCCGAACAGGGCAATGATCTTCAATATAACTTAGAAATTTCCTTTGAAGAGGCCATTAACGGCAAGGAAGCCAAACTCAAAATTCCTCGTTGGGAAGTCTGTGAAACCTGCCATGGAACTGGCGCGAAATCCGATCAAGCCGTCAAACCCTGTTCCGCATGCCGTGGAGCCGGACAAATACGGTTACAACAAGGGTTTTTCACCATTAATCGAACCTGTGGGCAATGCCAAGGATCAGGTCAAGTCATTGCCGACCCGTGCAAGACATGTAGAGGACAAAGACGCGTTCACAAGGAACGGCTCTTGGCAGTCACCATTCCAGCTGGAGTCGAATCCGGCATGAGACTTCGGCTTTCCCATGAAGGGGAACATGGCATGAATGGTGGACCTCCTGGAGATTTGTATGTGGCACTCAATGTCCGGCCTCATCCGCACTTTCAACGAAAAGGCCAGGATATACTCTATGACCTTCGATTGGATTTTGTCACAGCGACGCTTGGAGGAAAAGTCGAAGTGCCTACATTAAGTGGAACAACCATGGTGAAAATCCCTGGAGGGACCCAACACGATCAAATTCTTCGCCTCAAAGGGTTGGGGGCTCCTGGTCTTAAGTCCCAAAATCGTGGCGATCAACTGATTCGGACTAAAATTCAAATTCCTACAAAACTGACTCCAAAACAACACGAGCTTCTTTCCGCATATGCGGAAGAGTGCGGAATATCTACGGACACGCAAGGAGAAGGCCTGTTCGATAAAGTGAAAAACATGTTTGATTAA
- a CDS encoding IPT/TIG domain-containing protein — protein sequence MKRVRSLLSVALGFFLFSSMAYAEMFPSDGPPGTTVTISGEGFGEFKNTQANRVEFQGVSALIQSWEPDFILVKVPLQARSGPVMVINGSDKREAGIFSVTKVRIASLNPSQAEAGSLLTIVGEHFGNTAGSRDPNTMFGVNQVMINGIRAEVRRWRPTKIEVLIPANAKSGDVEVRLASSDPLPDGSCCAPVEYAVSNAVPLTIIPSIAFDPTEGPIGSKVVLSGQGFGESRPGDGRIFFGGKPAIIAQWSDRTIVAHVPLNAESGSLILHRKGNEREIGTFTILTSQISGMIPSQGPIGTLMTIKGKNFGVYSEAGGTAYAFDFLSGGNGVEIGGVPAVIHRWLDEQIDVWVPFSAKSGPVVVKRGGATPKSDGTCCERQEIVTLKAGDFTVVQPEIHSYSPKEAGLDEVVTITGKGFGEFLKISEATRLSLNQEAHDWHNYRLGQDVSRSEVLVNGIATHVESWTDTEIRIRVPRRPVFGFGNPEGFEPDLTKGELILKRGSWDMLDTGECCTPKKYITVVGGPFTILKRGLPDKDYWNEKGRAQ from the coding sequence ATGAAACGAGTTAGAAGTCTCTTGAGCGTTGCCTTAGGTTTTTTCCTTTTCTCATCAATGGCCTATGCTGAGATGTTCCCTTCCGATGGGCCTCCTGGCACGACAGTGACAATTAGTGGGGAAGGCTTTGGTGAATTCAAAAATACTCAGGCTAATCGAGTGGAATTTCAGGGTGTTTCGGCGCTCATTCAATCCTGGGAACCTGATTTTATTCTGGTGAAGGTGCCTTTGCAGGCTCGTTCCGGCCCTGTCATGGTTATCAATGGATCGGACAAAAGAGAAGCCGGAATTTTTTCCGTTACCAAAGTCCGTATTGCGAGCTTGAATCCTTCGCAAGCCGAAGCGGGTTCCTTGCTCACGATTGTTGGGGAACATTTCGGCAATACGGCTGGGTCTCGTGATCCCAATACTATGTTCGGGGTCAATCAAGTGATGATCAATGGGATTCGTGCGGAGGTGCGACGATGGCGGCCAACCAAAATTGAAGTTCTTATTCCGGCTAATGCCAAGTCCGGGGATGTGGAAGTGCGCTTAGCGTCAAGCGACCCCCTACCAGATGGATCATGTTGTGCACCTGTTGAATATGCGGTCAGTAATGCCGTCCCTCTGACGATAATTCCTTCGATTGCCTTTGATCCTACGGAGGGCCCAATCGGGAGTAAGGTCGTGCTGTCGGGTCAGGGATTTGGAGAAAGCCGCCCTGGAGATGGACGAATATTTTTTGGAGGAAAACCTGCGATCATTGCGCAATGGTCCGATCGAACCATTGTGGCCCATGTGCCGTTAAATGCCGAATCAGGTTCCCTGATACTCCATCGAAAAGGAAATGAGCGGGAGATTGGAACATTTACCATATTGACCAGTCAGATATCAGGAATGATTCCCTCCCAAGGACCAATTGGGACACTCATGACGATTAAGGGAAAAAATTTCGGTGTGTATTCAGAAGCCGGCGGAACGGCATATGCCTTTGATTTTCTCTCAGGTGGCAATGGGGTGGAGATTGGGGGAGTGCCGGCTGTCATTCACCGTTGGCTTGATGAACAAATCGATGTATGGGTGCCATTCAGCGCCAAAAGCGGTCCGGTGGTTGTGAAACGTGGAGGAGCTACTCCTAAAAGTGATGGCACCTGTTGTGAACGACAAGAAATTGTGACATTAAAGGCCGGAGATTTTACTGTTGTTCAGCCGGAAATTCACTCCTATTCTCCCAAAGAAGCCGGCTTGGACGAAGTCGTGACTATTACGGGTAAGGGATTTGGTGAATTTCTGAAGATATCCGAAGCCACTCGTTTATCTCTCAATCAGGAAGCCCATGACTGGCATAACTATAGATTAGGGCAGGATGTGTCTCGCAGTGAGGTGCTGGTGAACGGCATTGCAACCCATGTCGAATCATGGACCGATACGGAGATCAGGATCCGTGTTCCTCGCCGTCCGGTCTTTGGTTTTGGAAACCCAGAAGGTTTTGAGCCTGACCTCACTAAAGGGGAACTGATTTTGAAGCGAGGGTCATGGGATATGTTGGATACCGGCGAATGCTGTACGCCAAAAAAGTATATCACGGTCGTGGGGGGGCCATTTACGATTTTAAAGAGAGGCCTTCCTGACAAAGATTATTGGAATGAAAAGGGGCGGGCACAATAA
- a CDS encoding 16S rRNA (uracil(1498)-N(3))-methyltransferase gives MPVFFIHSTQVEDDRVTIPDPLFSHLSKSLRMRPGDPLILNDEQNRRYQTTILQITKKTISSTVLSIQECPLSSTTPITLAQAILKGEKMAWVIQKATELGVHALAPLITERVILRMSPAQATNCQERWDRIALEAAQQSERWSIPKILPIQTFQEFLRQKNKGIQIMLAERQEKALLSTMDLPPDNPNGITVFTGPEGGWTREEREIAKNLNVVFATLGQGILRAETASLASLVILQAKLNYL, from the coding sequence ATGCCCGTCTTTTTCATCCATTCAACCCAGGTTGAGGATGATAGAGTCACGATCCCCGATCCCTTATTCAGCCATCTTTCAAAAAGTTTACGAATGAGACCGGGAGATCCGCTTATTCTTAATGATGAGCAAAATCGTCGATACCAAACAACAATTCTTCAGATAACCAAAAAGACTATCTCTTCGACGGTTCTGAGTATTCAAGAATGCCCTCTCTCCTCCACAACCCCTATCACCCTCGCACAAGCAATTTTAAAAGGAGAGAAAATGGCCTGGGTCATCCAAAAAGCCACCGAACTTGGGGTCCATGCGCTTGCACCACTGATTACGGAAAGAGTCATTTTACGCATGTCCCCAGCTCAGGCAACAAATTGTCAGGAGCGATGGGATCGCATTGCCTTGGAAGCGGCCCAGCAAAGCGAGCGATGGAGCATCCCAAAGATACTTCCCATCCAGACCTTTCAGGAATTTCTACGACAGAAAAATAAAGGAATACAAATCATGTTAGCCGAGCGGCAGGAGAAAGCTTTGCTATCGACCATGGACTTACCACCGGATAATCCAAACGGAATTACGGTGTTCACCGGCCCAGAAGGAGGTTGGACGAGGGAGGAACGCGAGATAGCCAAAAACCTGAATGTAGTTTTTGCCACATTGGGGCAGGGAATTTTACGAGCAGAAACTGCAAGCCTGGCCTCATTGGTTATTCTACAGGCCAAACTCAACTATCTCTGA